In a single window of the Elaeis guineensis isolate ETL-2024a chromosome 6, EG11, whole genome shotgun sequence genome:
- the LOC105046837 gene encoding L-ascorbate oxidase homolog translates to MQLVEVEGSHTLQNTYSSLDVHLGQSYSVLVKADQLPGDYYIVVSTRFTRTVLTTTSILHYNNSFKKPVDPPPAGPTTDIAWSLNQARSIRWNLTASGPRPNPQGSYHYGSVNITRTIRLANSAPIINGKQRYAINSVSFIPADTPLKLADFFNISGVFSLGSIPDNPTFKDGYLQTSVMAADFRGFAEIVFENYEDTVQSWHIDGYSFWIVGMDEGTWTEDSRKSYNLVDAVNRCTLQVYPKGWTAIYMPLDNVGMWNVRSEDWARQYLGQQFYLRVYSPANSLRDEYAIPKNALRCGRAAGRRTRPL, encoded by the exons ATGCAGCTGGTTGAGGTTGAAGGGTCTCACACCCTCCAAAACACCTATTCTTCATTGGATGTGCATTTGGGCCAGTCATACTCAGTCTTAGTCAAAGCTGATCAGCTACCGGGGGACTATTACATTGTGGTTTCCACCCGATTTACCAGGACAGTGCTCACCACCACTTCCATCCTCCATTACAATAATTCTTTCAAAAAACCTGTGGACCCACCTCCTGCAGGGCCTACCACTGACATTGCTTGGTCCCTCAACCAGGCCAGATCCATCCG ATGGAATCTCACAGCTAGTGGGCCAAGACCTAACCCACAAGGTTCCTATCACTATGGGAGTGTGAACATCACCCGAACCATCAGGCTTGCAAACTCTGCACCTATCATCAATGGCAAGCAGAGATATGCCATCAACAGCGTCTCGTTCATTCCAGCTGATACTCCCCTGAAACTGGCTGACTTCTTCAACATTTCTGGAGTGTTTTCACTTGGAAGTATTCCTGATAACCCAACATTTAAAGATGGTTATCTCCAGACCTCTGTCATGGCAGCTGATTTCCGAGGTTTCGCTGAGATTGTCTTTGAGAACTATGAAGACACCGTTCAATCATGGCATATTGATGGATACTCCTTCTGGATTGTTGG AATGGATGAAGGTACATGGACAGAAGATAGCAGGAAGTCTTACAATTTGGTAGATGCTGTTAATCGTTGTACTCTTCAG GTGTACCCCAAAGGATGGACTGCTATTTATATGCCTCTGGACAATGTGGGCATGTGGAATGTGAGGTCCGAGGACTGGGCTCGACAATACTTGGGGCAGCAATTCTACCTCCGTGTGTATTCTCCAGCAAATTCATTGAGGGATGAGTACGCTATCCCAAAGAATGCTCTTCGCTGTGGCCGGGCTGCTGGTCGTCGTACAAGACCACTTTGA
- the LOC140858800 gene encoding L-ascorbate oxidase homolog — protein sequence MGKTTLLVSFVCLLSVLPSLPVRGEDPYRFFTWNIAYGDIWPLGVKQQVLLYLIFSFLGILINGQFPGPQIEAVTNDNIIINVFNNLPEPFLLSWSIFLLQANFFVRCSCQKNSDVWSLKYLHRNGVLQRKNCWQDGVYGTNCPIPPGQNFTYALQVKDQIGSYFYFPSLAFHKAAGGFGGFRILSRPLIPVPFPPPAADYTLLIGDWYKTNHYGLKGVLDGGKNLPFPDGVLINGRGWNGNNFTVEQGSPHLLLVGKIAVSYSA from the exons ATGGGAAAGACCACCCTCTTGGTTTCTTTCGTGTGCTTATTATctgttcttccctctcttcccgtCCGGGGCGAAGACCCTTACCGCTTCTTCACCTGGAACATCGCCTACGGCGACATCTGGCCTCTCGGCGTCAAACAACAGGTCCTCCTCTATCTCATCTTCTCATTTCTG GGGATTTTGATCAATGGCCAATTCCCGGGGCCCCAGATCGAGGCGGTTACCAATGACAATATCATTATCAACGTCTTCAATAACTTACCTGAGCCCTTTCTTCTCTCCTGGTCAATct TTTTGCTGCAAGCCAATTTTTTTGTTCGCTGCTCCTGTCAGAAGAATTCCGATGTGTGGAGTCTTAAATATTTGCACAGGAACGGGGTATTGCAGAGGAAGAATTGTTGGCAAGATGGGGTCTATGGCACCAACTGCCCCATCCCACCTGGACAGAACTTTACCTATGCGCTGCAAGTGAAGGACCAGATTGGAAGCTACTTCTACTTCCCTTCTCTCGCATTCCACAAGGCTGCTGGTGGGTTTGGTGGCTTCAGGATCCTGAGTCGTCCCCTGATTCCTGTGCCCTTCCCTCCTCCTGCTGCAGATTATACTTTGTTGATTGGCGACTGGTACAAGACCAACCACTAT GGCCTGAAAGGCGTATTAGACGGTGGTAAGAATCTTCCTTTTCCTGATGGGGTTCTGATCAACGGCCGTGGATGGAATGGGAACAATTTTACAGTGGAGCAAGGTAGCCCTCATCTTCTTTTAGTTGGAAAGATTGCTGTTAGTTACTCTGCATAA